DNA sequence from the Candidatus Sulfuricurvum sp. RIFRC-1 genome:
CCGACCAACAATAATCCTACAAGTACTGTGGATAGTAATTTCATCGCATCCTCCTATAGAAACGCTCTTAAGACTTCAACCGACAATCCCATTGCCGTACTCTCGAAGCCTCGAACTTCACGAATATAAGGTTTACAGAATCCCTCCACCATACACGCTCCCGCCTTACCTCGCCACTCACCACTGTGCAGATATTCCTCAATTTTTTGGGAGTCAAAAACATCAAAAAAATAGTGGGTCGAAGAGATATCCACTAATTCTAAACGGGGAGTTTTATAGATCATACAGGTAATAATAGCGACATCCGAACCGCTTTGCATCTCTAAGATCGCTCTCGCATCC
Encoded proteins:
- the maf gene encoding septum formation inhibitor Maf, yielding MVRLASSSITRAELLRAAGIPFLQESVDFDEDSILASSPKNFVYQATLGKYRVNLEKFGCNDYPLLVADTVVTAHGKILRKAKDEADARAILEMQSGSDVAIITCMIYKTPRLELVDISSTHYFFDVFDSQKIEEYLHSGEWRGKAGACMVEGFCKPYIREVRGFESTAMGLSVEVLRAFL